The following proteins come from a genomic window of Pyxidicoccus sp. MSG2:
- the purL gene encoding phosphoribosylformylglycinamidine synthase, translating into MSSMHILRGAPALSEFRLAKLLARCREQVPSVSSVYAEFVHFIDASAAFSEAEQATLGRLLEYGPRVAAGERKGSLLLVVPRPGTISPWSSKATDIAHNCGLGDKVRRMERGVAYYVAGPDGRALQSDELARLSPVLHDRMTQAVMGRLEDAAVLFEAHTPRPLTTVDVLGGGRAALANANRELGLALADDEIDYLVERFTELKRNPTDVELMMFAQANSEHCRHKIFNASWTIDGKPQERSLFQAIKNTYAQNKAGVLSAYKDNAAVIEGFEVDRFFPHPETGEWGAVREPAHIMIKVETHNHPTAISPYPGAATGAGGEIRDEGATGRGAKPKAGLTGFTVSHLRIPGFERPWEQPYGKPDRIVSALDIMIDGPLGGAAFNNEFGRPNLAGYFRSFEAQVPTPQGVEVRGYHKPIMIAGGLGNIRAPHVQKGRLQPGDKLIVLGGPAMLIGLGGGAASSMAQGASAADLDFASVQRDNAEMERRCQEVIDRCWAMGDTNPIRSIHDVGAGGLSNAVPELAHDNDLGGRLELRNVPNAEPGMAPVEIWCNEAQERYVLGVAPEDLSRFAALCERERAPFAVLGDATGEQVLKLGDTQLGVTPIDLPMDVLFGKPPRMHRDVTSRPLALPPLKLDVSLRDLAERVLGHPTVADKTFLITIGDRTVSGHVNRDQMVGPWQVPVADCAVTLSTVTSTTGEAMSMGERTPLAIINAAASARMAVGEAITNIAAARIGKLSDVKLSANWMAAAGSPGEDANLFAAVQAVGMELCPALGLTIPVGKDSMSMRTVWEEGGARKAVTAPVSLIISAFAPVLDVRQSLTPQLVDVGGDTRLLFLDLARGKQRLGGSVAAHVYGQVGPECPDVEDAALLKGFFSAVQSLNEEGRLLAYHDRSDGGLWATLCEMAFAGHCGLDVDVSALGGDAVAALFNEELGAVVQVRAADVARVREVLGQHGLATHCHEVGRPTAALEVRVRHGDARLAEGTMALRRTWSRVSYEMQLLRDNPVCAEQEYAAKCDPADPGLSPKLSFDPAQDVAAPFIAKGAKPRVAVLREQGVNSQQEMAAAFTRAGFAAVDVHMSDILAGRVSLKDFQGIMACGGFSYGDVMGAGGGWAKSILFNPRARDAFAEFFARPDSFGLGACNGCQMMAQLKDMIPGAEHFPRFVRNASEQFEARLVTVEVADTPSLFYRGMVGSRMLIVSSHGEGRAEFPSDAEAARVDGLGFVTTRYVDNHGKVTATYPANPNGSPHGIAGLTTRDGRFSITMPHPERVHRSVQHSWRPREWGDDGPWMRMFRNARAWLG; encoded by the coding sequence ATGTCCAGCATGCACATCCTGCGTGGGGCTCCGGCCCTCTCTGAATTCCGGCTCGCCAAGCTCCTTGCCCGGTGCCGCGAGCAGGTGCCCTCCGTGTCGTCCGTCTACGCGGAGTTCGTGCACTTCATCGACGCCTCGGCCGCCTTCTCCGAGGCAGAGCAGGCCACCCTCGGCCGCCTCCTCGAGTACGGCCCCCGCGTGGCTGCCGGCGAGCGCAAGGGCAGCCTGCTGCTGGTGGTGCCCCGCCCGGGCACCATCTCCCCCTGGTCCTCCAAGGCCACCGACATCGCGCACAACTGCGGCCTGGGCGACAAGGTCCGTCGCATGGAGCGCGGTGTCGCCTACTACGTCGCCGGCCCCGACGGGCGCGCACTGCAGTCCGACGAACTGGCGCGCCTGTCGCCGGTGCTGCATGACCGGATGACGCAGGCGGTGATGGGCCGCCTGGAAGACGCCGCCGTCCTCTTCGAGGCGCACACGCCGCGCCCTCTCACCACCGTGGATGTACTCGGCGGCGGGCGCGCGGCGCTGGCGAATGCCAACCGGGAGCTGGGCCTCGCGCTGGCCGATGACGAAATCGACTACCTGGTGGAGCGCTTCACCGAGCTGAAGCGCAACCCCACCGACGTCGAGCTGATGATGTTCGCGCAGGCCAACAGCGAGCACTGCCGGCACAAAATCTTCAACGCGTCGTGGACCATCGACGGCAAGCCGCAGGAGCGCTCGCTCTTCCAGGCCATCAAGAACACCTACGCCCAGAACAAGGCGGGCGTGCTCTCCGCGTACAAGGACAACGCGGCCGTCATCGAGGGCTTCGAGGTGGACCGCTTCTTCCCCCATCCGGAGACGGGGGAGTGGGGCGCCGTGCGCGAGCCGGCCCACATCATGATCAAGGTGGAGACGCACAACCACCCGACGGCGATTTCTCCGTACCCCGGCGCCGCCACCGGCGCGGGCGGAGAGATTCGCGACGAGGGCGCCACCGGCCGCGGCGCCAAGCCGAAGGCGGGCCTCACCGGCTTCACCGTCAGCCACCTGCGCATCCCCGGCTTCGAGCGTCCGTGGGAGCAGCCCTACGGCAAGCCGGACCGCATCGTCTCCGCGCTGGACATCATGATTGACGGTCCGCTCGGCGGCGCCGCCTTCAACAACGAGTTCGGCCGTCCCAACCTCGCCGGCTACTTCCGCAGCTTCGAGGCGCAGGTGCCCACGCCCCAGGGCGTGGAGGTGCGCGGCTACCACAAGCCCATCATGATTGCCGGCGGCCTGGGCAACATCCGCGCGCCGCACGTGCAGAAGGGCCGCCTCCAGCCGGGGGACAAGCTCATCGTCCTCGGTGGGCCGGCCATGCTCATCGGCCTGGGCGGTGGCGCGGCGTCCTCCATGGCGCAGGGCGCGAGCGCGGCGGACCTCGACTTCGCCTCCGTGCAGCGTGACAACGCGGAGATGGAGCGGCGCTGCCAGGAGGTCATCGACCGCTGCTGGGCCATGGGCGACACCAACCCCATCCGCTCCATCCACGACGTGGGCGCGGGCGGCCTGTCCAACGCGGTGCCGGAATTGGCCCACGACAACGACCTGGGCGGCCGACTGGAGCTGCGCAACGTCCCCAACGCCGAGCCCGGCATGGCCCCGGTGGAGATCTGGTGCAACGAGGCGCAGGAGCGCTACGTGCTCGGCGTGGCCCCGGAGGACCTGTCGCGCTTCGCCGCCCTGTGCGAGCGCGAGCGCGCCCCCTTCGCCGTGCTGGGTGACGCCACCGGTGAGCAGGTGCTGAAGCTGGGGGACACGCAGCTGGGCGTCACGCCCATCGACCTGCCCATGGACGTGCTGTTCGGCAAGCCGCCGCGCATGCACCGCGACGTCACGTCCCGCCCGCTGGCCCTGCCGCCGCTGAAGCTGGACGTGTCGCTGCGTGACCTGGCCGAGCGCGTGCTGGGCCACCCGACGGTGGCGGACAAGACCTTCCTCATCACCATTGGCGACCGCACGGTGTCCGGCCACGTCAACCGGGACCAGATGGTGGGCCCGTGGCAGGTGCCGGTGGCGGACTGTGCCGTGACGCTGTCCACCGTGACGAGCACCACGGGCGAGGCCATGTCCATGGGCGAGCGCACGCCGCTCGCCATCATCAACGCGGCCGCCTCCGCGCGCATGGCCGTGGGTGAGGCCATCACCAACATCGCCGCCGCGCGCATCGGCAAGCTGTCCGACGTGAAGCTCTCCGCCAACTGGATGGCGGCGGCGGGCAGCCCCGGCGAGGACGCCAACCTCTTCGCCGCCGTGCAGGCCGTGGGCATGGAGCTGTGCCCGGCCCTGGGGCTCACCATCCCCGTGGGCAAGGACTCCATGTCCATGCGCACCGTCTGGGAGGAGGGCGGCGCACGCAAGGCGGTGACGGCGCCGGTGTCGCTCATCATCTCCGCCTTCGCTCCGGTGCTGGACGTGCGCCAGTCGCTCACGCCGCAGCTGGTGGACGTGGGCGGGGACACGCGGCTGTTGTTCCTGGACCTGGCGCGCGGCAAGCAGCGGCTGGGTGGTTCGGTGGCCGCGCACGTCTACGGGCAGGTGGGCCCCGAGTGCCCCGACGTGGAGGACGCGGCGCTGCTGAAGGGCTTCTTCTCGGCGGTGCAGTCACTCAACGAGGAAGGCAGGCTGCTGGCCTACCACGACCGCTCCGACGGCGGCCTGTGGGCCACGCTGTGCGAGATGGCCTTCGCGGGCCACTGCGGCCTGGACGTGGACGTGTCCGCGCTGGGCGGTGACGCGGTGGCGGCCCTCTTCAACGAGGAGCTGGGCGCGGTGGTGCAGGTGCGCGCCGCCGACGTGGCGCGCGTGCGCGAGGTGCTGGGGCAGCACGGCCTGGCGACGCACTGCCATGAGGTGGGCCGGCCCACGGCGGCGCTGGAGGTGCGGGTGCGCCACGGCGACGCGCGACTGGCGGAGGGCACCATGGCCCTGCGCCGCACGTGGTCTCGCGTCAGCTACGAGATGCAGTTGCTGCGCGACAACCCCGTCTGCGCCGAGCAGGAGTACGCCGCGAAGTGCGACCCGGCGGACCCGGGCCTCTCGCCGAAGCTCAGCTTCGACCCGGCGCAGGACGTGGCGGCGCCGTTCATCGCGAAGGGCGCGAAGCCTCGCGTGGCGGTGCTGCGCGAGCAGGGCGTCAACAGCCAGCAGGAGATGGCGGCGGCCTTCACCCGCGCCGGCTTCGCGGCGGTGGACGTCCACATGAGTGACATCCTCGCCGGGCGGGTGTCGCTGAAGGACTTCCAGGGCATCATGGCCTGCGGCGGCTTCTCCTACGGAGACGTCATGGGGGCGGGCGGCGGGTGGGCCAAGTCCATCCTGTTCAACCCGCGCGCTCGCGACGCGTTCGCTGAGTTCTTCGCGCGGCCGGACAGCTTCGGCCTGGGCGCGTGCAACGGCTGCCAGATGATGGCGCAGCTCAAGGACATGATTCCGGGCGCCGAGCACTTCCCCCGCTTCGTGCGCAACGCCTCGGAGCAGTTCGAGGCGCGCCTGGTGACGGTGGAGGTGGCGGACACGCCGTCCCTCTTCTACCGGGGCATGGTCGGCAGCCGGATGCTCATCGTGTCCTCGCACGGCGAGGGCCGCGCGGAGTTCCCCAGCGACGCGGAGGCCGCGCGCGTCGACGGGCTGGGCTTCGTCACCACGCGCTACGTGGACAACCACGGCAAGGTGACGGCGACGTACCCGGCGAACCCCAACGGCTCGCCCCACGGAATCGCCGGGCTGACCACTCGCGACGGGCGCTTCTCCATCACCATGCCGCACCCCGAGCGCGTGCACCGCTCCGTGCAGCACTCGTGGCGTCCACGCGAATGGGGCGATGACGGGCCGTGGATGCGCATGTTCCGCAACGCCCGCGCCTGGCTGGGCTGA
- a CDS encoding DUF7151 family protein has translation MRVPLSMVIGRTQVLRVALMTGLLGVAACKGSVGADGSQGPAGPQGSQGAQGPQGPQGAQGPAGPAGGPQGPQGLSALLLTTPEPVGANCGFGGIKMETGIDRNGDGDLDEEGEVNASATKYLCNGAQGLRGETGAVGPQGLKGDTGEVGPMGAQGPKGDTGAVGAVGPLGPKGDTGDTGPAGPQGPKGDTGDTGSQGSQGESGALAFAYGDGSAGDFTLSSFSNPRYFQAGNFPPGGANLMFHNVTIDGTLIVSSGTMIRATGDIIIGQSGLIIVSPDFQIQSLNPSQRGIAMSASHTYLGGKGLDLGRTSLVSRADLLGGGSGYRSTTNPDILGGDGGGRLILAAKGNIIIRGQIDANGRQGINNSIPTINRPAGSPTPVAGGGGGGGGVVSLISRGTITVEGNGKILANGGNGAVGWNGSSPVAGQMYGGGGGGGGGIIQFLSANTPVIVTPANIQVSGGTAGSSAVAGTASALAQAGGGGGACAGDGGDGTSSSVAAGASEVGGSGDFIKVQAAQPELLFY, from the coding sequence ATGCGCGTCCCTCTTTCGATGGTGATTGGCCGTACGCAGGTGCTGCGTGTGGCGCTCATGACGGGGCTTCTCGGCGTCGCCGCCTGCAAGGGCTCGGTGGGGGCCGATGGCTCTCAGGGCCCGGCTGGACCCCAGGGTTCGCAAGGTGCCCAGGGCCCTCAAGGTCCGCAGGGTGCTCAGGGGCCCGCGGGCCCCGCGGGAGGACCGCAAGGTCCACAGGGACTGAGCGCCCTGCTGCTCACCACGCCCGAGCCCGTGGGCGCCAACTGCGGTTTCGGCGGCATCAAGATGGAGACCGGCATCGACCGGAACGGCGACGGCGATCTGGATGAAGAAGGCGAGGTGAACGCGTCGGCCACGAAGTACCTCTGCAACGGCGCGCAGGGGCTCAGGGGCGAGACGGGCGCGGTGGGCCCGCAGGGGCTCAAGGGTGACACGGGCGAGGTGGGACCGATGGGGGCGCAGGGTCCCAAGGGGGACACCGGCGCGGTGGGTGCGGTGGGGCCCCTGGGCCCCAAGGGCGACACCGGCGACACGGGGCCGGCGGGCCCGCAGGGTCCCAAGGGCGACACCGGCGACACGGGCTCGCAGGGCTCCCAGGGTGAGTCCGGGGCGCTCGCGTTCGCCTACGGCGATGGCTCCGCGGGGGACTTCACCCTCTCCTCCTTCTCAAATCCACGCTACTTCCAGGCCGGGAACTTTCCCCCCGGTGGCGCCAACCTGATGTTCCACAACGTGACCATCGACGGCACGCTCATCGTGTCGAGCGGGACGATGATTCGCGCCACGGGCGACATCATCATCGGTCAGAGCGGCCTCATCATCGTCAGTCCCGACTTCCAGATTCAGTCCCTCAACCCGTCGCAGAGGGGTATCGCCATGTCCGCCTCCCACACGTACCTGGGTGGAAAGGGGCTGGACCTGGGGCGCACGTCACTGGTCTCCCGCGCCGACCTGCTGGGGGGCGGCAGCGGCTACCGCTCGACGACGAACCCCGACATCCTCGGCGGCGACGGTGGCGGACGGCTCATCCTCGCCGCCAAGGGCAACATCATCATCCGCGGACAGATTGATGCGAACGGCCGTCAGGGCATCAACAACAGCATTCCCACCATCAACCGGCCCGCTGGCTCGCCGACACCCGTGGCGGGTGGCGGCGGTGGTGGTGGCGGGGTCGTCAGCCTCATCTCCCGCGGCACCATCACCGTGGAGGGCAACGGCAAGATCCTCGCGAATGGAGGCAACGGGGCTGTTGGATGGAATGGCTCCAGCCCGGTGGCGGGGCAGATGTACGGCGGAGGCGGCGGAGGCGGCGGAGGCATCATCCAGTTCCTCAGCGCGAACACGCCCGTCATCGTGACTCCCGCCAACATCCAGGTGAGCGGTGGCACGGCGGGTTCTTCGGCCGTCGCGGGTACGGCCAGCGCCCTGGCGCAGGCCGGCGGCGGCGGCGGCGCCTGTGCGGGCGATGGCGGAGATGGCACGAGCTCCTCGGTGGCCGCTGGCGCCTCCGAGGTGGGTGGCTCGGGAGACTTCATCAAAGTCCAGGCGGCCCAGCCGGAGCTGCTGTTCTACTGA
- the msrB gene encoding peptide-methionine (R)-S-oxide reductase MsrB, with translation MADKLILSDDEWRKRLNPEEYDVLRRHGTERPGSGCFLGTKTPGTYVCAGCGNPLFKAGTKFESGTGWPSFTQPLTADSVTEVHDRSYGMVRTEVRCARCDGHLGHVFPDGPPPTGLRYCMNSVAMKHVPEGQPLELVKA, from the coding sequence ATGGCGGACAAGCTCATCCTCAGCGACGACGAGTGGCGCAAGCGCCTCAACCCGGAGGAGTACGACGTCCTGCGCAGGCATGGGACGGAGCGCCCCGGCTCGGGCTGCTTCCTGGGGACGAAGACGCCTGGCACGTACGTGTGCGCCGGCTGCGGCAACCCGCTGTTCAAGGCGGGCACCAAGTTCGAGTCCGGCACCGGGTGGCCGTCCTTCACCCAGCCGCTGACCGCGGACTCGGTGACGGAGGTGCATGACCGCTCGTACGGCATGGTGCGCACCGAGGTCCGCTGCGCGCGGTGCGACGGCCACCTGGGCCACGTCTTCCCGGACGGCCCGCCGCCCACGGGCCTGCGCTACTGCATGAACTCCGTGGCCATGAAGCACGTGCCGGAAGGCCAGCCGCTGGAGCTCGTGAAGGCTTGA
- a CDS encoding CBS domain-containing protein — MRIGELMTKNLETIEAGEPVRVAALRMRTCNIGSLPVVEGGQLVGMLTDRDITVRCAALGQDPNKTLVREVMTTVVITCEARETLEVAEQLMEEKMVRRLVVVDEERTPVGILSLDDLATVPEEVLHAGEVLERLHQA; from the coding sequence ATGCGGATTGGCGAGTTGATGACCAAGAACCTGGAGACCATCGAGGCGGGCGAGCCCGTGCGCGTCGCGGCCCTGAGGATGCGCACCTGCAACATCGGCTCCCTCCCCGTCGTGGAGGGCGGGCAGCTGGTGGGCATGCTGACGGACCGGGACATCACCGTGCGCTGCGCCGCGCTCGGCCAGGACCCGAACAAGACGCTCGTGCGCGAGGTGATGACGACCGTCGTCATCACCTGCGAGGCGCGCGAGACGCTCGAGGTGGCGGAGCAGTTGATGGAGGAGAAGATGGTGCGCCGCCTCGTCGTGGTGGACGAGGAGCGGACGCCGGTGGGAATCCTCAGCCTGGATGACCTGGCCACCGTCCCCGAGGAGGTGCTGCACGCCGGTGAGGTGCTGGAGCGGCTCCACCAGGCCTGA